The following are from one region of the Lolium rigidum isolate FL_2022 unplaced genomic scaffold, APGP_CSIRO_Lrig_0.1 contig_33705_1, whole genome shotgun sequence genome:
- the LOC124681086 gene encoding F-box/kelch-repeat protein At1g22040-like, protein MGSYLSVASSTARSVDSDNASGTVSNKRAKITTYDCGSYSRIIPTLPDELSFQILARIPRIHHLKMKIVSRNWKAAITSSELAQVRRELGLTEEWLYMLTKLEANKLDCYALDPSCQKWQRLPSMPSFVNEEESGGRTRSSGFRMWNVVGSSSRIADFFKRWFWRRYGLDQMPFCGCSVGVADGCLYVLGGFSKAVALNCVWRYDPFLNLWQEVNPMMSGRAFSKASLLGSKLYVVGGVSRGRNGLLPLRSGEVLDPKTGLWSELPEMPFVKAQVLPTAFLADVLKPIATGMASYKGKLYVPQSLYSWPFFFDIGGEIYDSELNSWTTMPDGLGDGWPARQAGTKLGVVVNDELYTLEPSSSLDSGQIKKYDSEEDVWRTIVPQVPVHDFTDAESPYLLAGLQGKLHVITKDANNNLQIMQVALQNNTENNASEENALWNTVASRNFGAAELISCQVLDV, encoded by the coding sequence ATGGGTTCCTATCTAAGTGTTGCAAGCAGCACTGCTCGATCCGTGGATTCCGACAACGCAAGTGGAACAGTTTCCAATAAGAGGGCCAAGATAACCACGTATGACTGTGGGTCATATTCGAGGATAATTCCAACTCTTCCTGACGAGCTTTCGTTTCAAATTTTAGCAAGGATACCGCGGATTCATCATCTGAAGATGAAGATTGTTAGCCGAAACTGGAAGGCCGCGATCACCAGCTCTGAACTTGCCCAGGTGAGAAGAGAGCTTGGGTTAACTGAAGAATGGCTGTACATGCTGACCAAACTCGAGGCAAACAAGCTTGACTGCTATGCCCTCGATCCATCTTGCCAGAAGTGGCAAAGGTTGCCATCCATGCCTTCGTTCGTCAATGAGGAGGAATCTGGTGGCAGGACACGCTCTTCTGGGTTCCGGATGTGGAATGTTGTGGGCTCAAGCAGTAGGATTGCTGACTTCTTTAAGAGATGGTTTTGGCGCCGATATGGTTTGGACCAAATGCCCTTTTGTGGGTGCTCTGTCGGAGTTGCTGATGGTTGCTTGTATGTTTTGGGGGGATTTTCCAAAGCGGTTGCCTTGAATTGCGTATGGAGATATGATCCTTTTCTCAATTTGTGGCAGGAAGTTAACCCGATGATGTCTGGTAGGGCTTTCTCCAAGGCATCATTGCTGGGGAGTAAGTTATATGTGGTTGGTGGAGTTAGTAGAGGTCGGAATGGTTTGCTTCCTCTACGATCGGGTGAAGTGCTTGATCCTAAAACTGGCCTATGGAGTGAGTTGCCGGAAATGCCTTTTGTGAAAGCACAGGTATTGCCCACGGCTTTCTTGGCTGATGTGCTGAAGCCTATTGCCACTGGAATGGCTTCCTATAAAGGGAAGCTATATGTTCCTCAGAGCCTGTACTCATGGCCATTCTTTTTCGATATTGGAGGTGAAATCTATGACTCGGAACTAAACTCTTGGACAACGATGCCAGATGGTCTTGGTGACGGATGGCCGGCAAGACAAGCAGGCACAAAATTAGGTGTTGTGGTTAACGATGAGCTTTATACATTGGAGCCTTCCAGCTCCTTGGACAGTGGCCAGATAAAGAAGTATGATTCTGAAGAAGATGTCTGGAGAACCATTGTACCACAGGTTCCAGTTCATGATTTCACCGACGCGGAGTCTCCTTATTTACTGGCTGGCCTTCAAGGAAAGCTCCATGTAATAACAAAAGACGCAAACAATAATCTCCAGATTATGCAAGTTGCACTGCAGAATAACACGGAAAACAATGCATCTGAAGAAAATGCCTTATGGAACACGGTGGCTTCGAGGAATTTTGGGGCTGCTGAACTCATTAGCTGCCAGGTTCTCGATGTGTAA